A single region of the Ptychodera flava strain L36383 chromosome 9, AS_Pfla_20210202, whole genome shotgun sequence genome encodes:
- the LOC139140947 gene encoding uncharacterized protein translates to MATTPDLWAIMKERGQKYVDLVNAGDKKGLAQMYTTDAKVLNPGQKTLNGKEEIAKAFEDDLSADDDSMEFTLEDVFGKHGDEFVTSRASFKLVSKDGAKTITGKNVVVWKFMDGVYLAHVDISNMDE, encoded by the exons ATGGCGACAACTCCGGATTTGTGGGCAATCATGAAAGAGAGAGGGCAGAAGTACGTAGACTTGGTGAATGCAGGAGACAAGAAAGGTCTGGCGCAGATGTATACCACTGATGCAAAAGTTTTAAATCCGGGACAAAAAACGCTGAACGGCAAAGAGG AGATTGCTAAGGCATTTGAAGACGATTTATCGGCAGATGACGATAGCATGGAATTTACTCTTGAAGATGTGTTTGGGAAGCATGGAGACGAGTTTGTAACCTCTAGAGCATCCTTTAAGTTAGTGAGCAAAGATGGAGCGAAGACGATCACGGGCAAAAATGTCGTTGTGTGGAAATTCATGGATGGCGTGTATCTGGCACACGTCGACATTTCGAATATGGATGAATGA
- the LOC139140946 gene encoding uncharacterized protein, with translation MATTPDLRAIMKERGQKYVDLMNAGDKKGLAQMYTTDAKMLNPGQKPLIGREEIAKAFEEGLLPEDYTSDSTLQDVFGKPGDEFVTIWATIKSVSKDGSITVTGKDVVVWKNVDGEYLIHVDISNMDE, from the exons ATGGCGACAACTCCTGATTTGCGGGCAATCATGAAAGAGAGAGGGCAGAAATACGTCGACTTGATGAATGCAGGAGACAAAAAAGGTCTGGCGCAGATGTATACCACTGATGCGAAAATGTTGAATCCGGGACAAAAACCGCTGATCGGTAGAGAAG AGATTGCTAAGGCATTTGAAGAAGGTTTATTGCCAGAGGACTATACTTCGGACTCTACTCTTCAAGATGTGTTTGGAAAGCCTGGAGATGAGTTCGTAACCATTTGGGCAACCATTAAGTCGGTGAGCAAAGATGGATCGATTACGGTCACGGGCAAAGATGTCGTCGTGTGGAAAAACGTGGATGGCGAGTATCTGATACACGTCGACATTTCGAATATGGATGAATGA